One region of Corvus hawaiiensis isolate bCorHaw1 chromosome 12, bCorHaw1.pri.cur, whole genome shotgun sequence genomic DNA includes:
- the KIAA0513 gene encoding uncharacterized protein KIAA0513 homolog isoform X1, which yields MEAPLDVPVGNLIDFDTETPACDPSEPAPPAAPSDNGHLGDTGDVAAEESDATESADSENDMGDSPRHWGGYRRSSSNESFSSSQSTESAWDEATAERREFMRSYVEKIFTGGEDLDQEEKARFGELCSSENGKGREWFARYVSAQRCNSKCVSEQTFYRLMQSFALVLFECHQMDDFSPAKNLMTMCFTYYYIGKPHALPLEAKEKPTGSIDSYLKSANTWLAEKKDIAERLLKNTSAKTENVKGFFGGLETKLKGPATKKSDEGEDKPKEKLKKTVSLQSPEEEKKGEKIYLYMHLKQQPIWHNLRFWNAAFFDAVHCERRKRSPTTRGNTGEEEEKREKWCHMTQEERDDSLRFNENITFGQLGTFIHNMLAFGLNKKLCSDFLKKQATIGNLDEEQYKLLSDHIEQMATE from the exons ATGGAGGCCCCTCTGGATGTGCCCGTGGGGAACCTCATTGACTTTGACACCGAAACGCCCGCCTGTGACCCCTCAGAGCCCGCTCCTCCCGCTGCTCCCAGCGACAACGGGcacctgggggacacgggggacgtGGCCGCAGAGGAGAGCGATGCCACCGAGTCAGCAGACAGCGAGAATGACATGGGGGACTCTCCCCGGCACTGGGGTGGCTACCGCCGCTCCTCCTCCAACgagtccttctcctccagccagAGCACGGAGTCGGCATGGGACGAGGCCACGGCCGAGCGCCGGGAGTTCATGCGGAGTTACGTGGAGAAGATCTTCACCGGGGG GGAGGATTTGGACCAGGAGGAGAAGGCCAGGTTTggggagctctgcagcagcgagaatgggaagggcagggagtgGTTCGCAAGATATGTGAGCGCCCAG CGCTGCAACTCCAAGTGCGTCTCGGAGCAGACCTTCTACCGCCTGATGCAGTCCTTCGCCCTCGTGCTCTTTGA GTGTCACCAGATGGACGATTTCAGCCCTGCCAAGAACCTCATGACCATGTGTTTCACCTATTACTATATAG GGAAACCTCACGCCCTGCCCTTGGAGGCCAAGGAGAAGCCCACGGGCAGCATCGACTCGTACCTGAAGTCGGCCAACACCTGGCTGGCTGAGAAGAAGGACATCGCAGAGAGGCTGCTGAAAAACACCTCGGCCAAGACAGAGAACGTCAAGGGCTTCTTTGGGGGCCTGGAGACCAAACTGAAGGGTCCTGCCACCAAAAAGAGCGA CGAAGGTGAGGACAAACCAAAGGAGAAGCTGAAGAAGACAG tgtccctgcagagcccagaggaggagaagaaaggggagaAGATCTACCTGTACATGCACCTCAAGCAGCAGCCGATCTG gcacaACCTCCGGTTCTGGAACGCCGCCTTCTTCGACGCCGTGCACTGCGAGCGCAGGAAGAGGTCCCCCACCACCAG AGGGAAcactggggaggaagaggagaagag GGAGAAATGGTGCCACATGACGCAGGAGGAGCGCGACGACAGCCTGCGCTTCAACGAGAACATCACCTTCGGGCAGCTGGG CACCTTCATCCACAACATGCTGGCGTTCGGCCTCAACAAGAAGCTCTGTAGCGACTTCCTGAAGAAGCAGGCAACCATCGGCAACTTGGATGAGG AGCAATACAAGCTGCTCAGTGACCACATCGAGCAGATGGCCACGGAGTAG
- the KIAA0513 gene encoding uncharacterized protein KIAA0513 homolog isoform X2: MEAPLDVPVGNLIDFDTETPACDPSEPAPPAAPSDNGHLGDTGDVAAEESDATESADSENDMGDSPRHWGGYRRSSSNESFSSSQSTESAWDEATAERREFMRSYVEKIFTGGEDLDQEEKARFGELCSSENGKGREWFARYVSAQRCNSKCVSEQTFYRLMQSFALVLFECHQMDDFSPAKNLMTMCFTYYYIGKPHALPLEAKEKPTGSIDSYLKSANTWLAEKKDIAERLLKNTSAKTENVKGFFGGLETKLKGPATKKSDEGEDKPKEKLKKTVSLQSPEEEKKGEKIYLYMHLKQQPIWHNLRFWNAAFFDAVHCERRKRSPTTREKWCHMTQEERDDSLRFNENITFGQLGTFIHNMLAFGLNKKLCSDFLKKQATIGNLDEEQYKLLSDHIEQMATE; this comes from the exons ATGGAGGCCCCTCTGGATGTGCCCGTGGGGAACCTCATTGACTTTGACACCGAAACGCCCGCCTGTGACCCCTCAGAGCCCGCTCCTCCCGCTGCTCCCAGCGACAACGGGcacctgggggacacgggggacgtGGCCGCAGAGGAGAGCGATGCCACCGAGTCAGCAGACAGCGAGAATGACATGGGGGACTCTCCCCGGCACTGGGGTGGCTACCGCCGCTCCTCCTCCAACgagtccttctcctccagccagAGCACGGAGTCGGCATGGGACGAGGCCACGGCCGAGCGCCGGGAGTTCATGCGGAGTTACGTGGAGAAGATCTTCACCGGGGG GGAGGATTTGGACCAGGAGGAGAAGGCCAGGTTTggggagctctgcagcagcgagaatgggaagggcagggagtgGTTCGCAAGATATGTGAGCGCCCAG CGCTGCAACTCCAAGTGCGTCTCGGAGCAGACCTTCTACCGCCTGATGCAGTCCTTCGCCCTCGTGCTCTTTGA GTGTCACCAGATGGACGATTTCAGCCCTGCCAAGAACCTCATGACCATGTGTTTCACCTATTACTATATAG GGAAACCTCACGCCCTGCCCTTGGAGGCCAAGGAGAAGCCCACGGGCAGCATCGACTCGTACCTGAAGTCGGCCAACACCTGGCTGGCTGAGAAGAAGGACATCGCAGAGAGGCTGCTGAAAAACACCTCGGCCAAGACAGAGAACGTCAAGGGCTTCTTTGGGGGCCTGGAGACCAAACTGAAGGGTCCTGCCACCAAAAAGAGCGA CGAAGGTGAGGACAAACCAAAGGAGAAGCTGAAGAAGACAG tgtccctgcagagcccagaggaggagaagaaaggggagaAGATCTACCTGTACATGCACCTCAAGCAGCAGCCGATCTG gcacaACCTCCGGTTCTGGAACGCCGCCTTCTTCGACGCCGTGCACTGCGAGCGCAGGAAGAGGTCCCCCACCACCAG GGAGAAATGGTGCCACATGACGCAGGAGGAGCGCGACGACAGCCTGCGCTTCAACGAGAACATCACCTTCGGGCAGCTGGG CACCTTCATCCACAACATGCTGGCGTTCGGCCTCAACAAGAAGCTCTGTAGCGACTTCCTGAAGAAGCAGGCAACCATCGGCAACTTGGATGAGG AGCAATACAAGCTGCTCAGTGACCACATCGAGCAGATGGCCACGGAGTAG